The Hymenobacter sp. GOD-10R genome includes a window with the following:
- a CDS encoding metal-dependent hydrolase: MNVTYYGHSSFLFEIEGSKVLFDPFISPNPLASAIDVAKIEADYLLLSHGHGDHVADAEAIGQRTGAEVVAIAEIAGWFGNKGLKAAYPMNIGGKVKLPFGTVKMVAAAHSSSLPDGSYGGIAAGFVVEAEGKTFYFAGDTALTYDMKLIGEQYKLDFALLPIGDNYTMGIDDALIAADWVGASKIIGMHYDTFPAIAIDQEATKEKAQLAGKELVLLTIGETISL, encoded by the coding sequence ATGAACGTAACCTACTACGGCCACTCGTCCTTCCTCTTCGAGATTGAAGGCAGCAAAGTTCTCTTCGATCCATTCATCAGCCCCAACCCGCTCGCCTCCGCTATCGACGTAGCGAAAATCGAAGCGGACTACTTACTGCTCAGCCACGGGCACGGTGACCATGTTGCCGACGCAGAAGCCATCGGTCAACGTACCGGTGCCGAAGTAGTTGCCATTGCCGAAATTGCCGGTTGGTTTGGCAACAAAGGTCTTAAAGCTGCTTACCCCATGAACATCGGGGGCAAAGTAAAACTCCCTTTTGGCACTGTGAAGATGGTAGCAGCCGCGCACTCTAGCTCGCTGCCCGATGGTTCGTACGGTGGCATCGCCGCAGGCTTCGTAGTGGAGGCGGAAGGCAAAACCTTCTACTTCGCCGGCGACACGGCGCTCACCTACGACATGAAGCTGATCGGGGAGCAATACAAGCTCGACTTCGCCTTGCTGCCCATTGGCGACAACTACACGATGGGCATCGACGACGCACTCATCGCGGCAGATTGGGTAGGCGCCTCCAAGATCATCGGCATGCACTACGACACCTTCCCGGCTATTGCGATTGACCAAGAAGCGACCAAGGAGAAAGCGCAGCTGGCCGGTAAAGAGCTAGTGCTACTCACCATTGGGGAAACAATTTCTTTATAG
- a CDS encoding ABC transporter substrate-binding protein — MLLFLGRFAGFSSALLIALASCGSPGEPTNDRRVFRYNQPEALTSLDPAFANKQANIWAVTQLYNGLVELDDQMKPGPAIARWYEISPDGLRYTFVLRPDVFFHASEVFPGGKGRRVTAQDFVYSFKRILDPATASPGGWIFRGKVLENAKGEISDTAFVAVNDSTLRIYLKEPFIPFLGILTMPYAYVVPREAVQRYGKDFREHPVGTGPFQFKLWDEGNAIIYHRNPRYWRHDAQGNPLPYLEAVQISFIQDRKTEFLTFQQGKLDFLSGIREGSRDLILYPDGTVREDFKGKFRYEKVPYLNTEYLGFQLDPANLRGNDTGAALRDKRVRQALSYALNKPEMIAYFLNNVGVPGLSGFVPSSLPSYSAKLVPGYTYQPDKARQLLQAAGYGPGKPLRLRLSTVQERKEICEYLQKKWAEVGVQVTIDVNQAAAHQEIVDNGRAAFFTKSWLGDYPDAENYLALFYSPNFSPAGPNKTHFKSAAYDKLYEQAKLEQDPQKRYALYQQMDRIVVEESPVIPLYYDQVVRLTQNNVQGLTPNPMNQLVLEQVRKE, encoded by the coding sequence ATGTTGTTGTTTCTGGGTCGTTTTGCTGGCTTTTCCTCCGCTTTGCTCATAGCATTAGCTAGCTGTGGCAGTCCCGGTGAGCCAACTAACGACCGTCGTGTTTTTCGCTACAATCAGCCCGAGGCGCTTACCTCATTAGACCCCGCTTTTGCCAATAAACAAGCGAATATCTGGGCCGTTACGCAGCTCTACAATGGCCTCGTCGAGCTCGACGATCAGATGAAGCCGGGGCCAGCTATAGCGCGGTGGTATGAGATTTCGCCGGACGGCTTGCGTTACACGTTTGTGCTTCGCCCAGACGTATTCTTCCACGCCTCAGAAGTATTTCCGGGTGGGAAGGGCCGACGCGTGACGGCTCAAGACTTCGTCTACAGCTTCAAGCGTATTCTGGACCCGGCAACGGCTAGCCCGGGCGGCTGGATCTTTCGCGGTAAGGTGCTGGAAAATGCTAAAGGAGAAATCAGCGACACGGCATTTGTGGCCGTCAATGACTCAACTCTACGCATTTACCTCAAAGAGCCATTTATTCCGTTCCTGGGTATCCTGACCATGCCGTACGCCTACGTGGTACCGCGTGAAGCGGTGCAGCGCTACGGGAAGGACTTTCGGGAGCACCCGGTGGGTACAGGGCCGTTTCAATTCAAGCTTTGGGACGAAGGCAATGCCATCATCTACCATCGGAACCCTCGCTACTGGCGCCATGATGCCCAAGGGAATCCGTTGCCTTACTTAGAAGCGGTGCAGATTAGCTTTATTCAGGACCGCAAGACGGAGTTCTTGACCTTTCAGCAGGGTAAGCTCGACTTTCTCTCAGGTATCCGAGAGGGTTCCCGCGACTTGATTCTGTACCCCGATGGGACGGTGCGGGAGGACTTCAAGGGAAAGTTTCGGTATGAGAAAGTACCGTATCTGAACACCGAATACCTAGGTTTTCAACTCGATCCGGCCAACTTACGTGGCAACGACACCGGCGCGGCCCTGCGCGACAAACGAGTGCGGCAAGCTCTGAGCTACGCCCTCAATAAGCCCGAGATGATAGCGTACTTCCTGAATAACGTGGGCGTGCCGGGCCTTTCGGGGTTCGTGCCTTCTTCTTTGCCCTCCTATAGCGCTAAGTTGGTACCGGGCTACACCTACCAACCCGACAAAGCGCGTCAGCTGTTGCAAGCTGCTGGCTACGGGCCCGGCAAACCGCTGCGCCTGCGGCTGTCCACTGTGCAGGAGCGCAAGGAAATCTGCGAGTACTTGCAGAAGAAATGGGCCGAGGTGGGCGTGCAAGTGACCATTGATGTCAACCAAGCTGCCGCGCACCAAGAAATTGTTGATAATGGTCGGGCTGCGTTCTTCACTAAGTCCTGGCTGGGCGACTACCCCGACGCGGAAAACTACCTAGCGTTATTCTACAGCCCTAATTTCTCGCCCGCTGGCCCAAACAAAACGCACTTCAAAAGCGCCGCCTACGACAAGCTTTATGAGCAAGCCAAGCTGGAGCAAGACCCGCAGAAGCGCTACGCCCTCTACCAGCAGATGGATCGCATCGTTGTAGAAGAGTCGCCTGTCATTCCGCTCTATTATGACCAAGTGGTGCGCCTGACTCAGAACAACGTGCAGGGCCTCACGCCTAATCCTATGAACCAGCTGGTGCTGGAGCAGGTGCGGAAGGAGTAA